One Helianthus annuus cultivar XRQ/B chromosome 7, HanXRQr2.0-SUNRISE, whole genome shotgun sequence genomic region harbors:
- the LOC110880449 gene encoding uncharacterized protein LOC110880449: protein MELAHRAHWAIKMVNADYDEAGKMRKLQLSEIEEIRDEAYECASAYKDKLKKVHDAKLRKKTFEVGQKVRLYNSRLKMFTGKLKSKWKGPYVVRRVGRFGDVDIQDEQTNKQQMVNGHRLKPYLEGNDINNLELDKAGYILWPVDDEQP, encoded by the coding sequence atggagttagCTCATCGGGCACATTGGGCAATCAAGATGGTGAATGCGGACTATGATGAAGCGGGGAAGATGAGGAAGTTGCAATTGAGTGAAATAGAAGAAATTAGAGATGAGGCGTATGAATGTGCATCGGCTTACAAAGACAAGCTCAAGAAGGTTCATGATgcaaaattgaggaagaaaacctttgaagtgggtcaaaaggtaaGGTTGTACAACTCAAGGCTCAAGATGTTTACAGgcaagcttaaaagcaaatggaAGGGCCCATATGTCGTTCGGCGAGTCGGGAGATTTGGTGATGTGGATATCCAAGATGAGCAAACCAACAAACAACAAATGGTGAATGGCCATCGGTTAAAGCCATACTTGGAGGGGAacgacatcaacaacttggagctagacaaagcgggctacatccTATGGCCGGTAGATGAtgaacaaccatga